Proteins encoded in a region of the Geobacillus genomosp. 3 genome:
- the cysS gene encoding cysteine--tRNA ligase, giving the protein MSSIRLYNTLTRKKEPFEPLEPNKVKMYVCGPTVYNYIHIGNARAAIVFDTIRRYLEFRGYDVTYVSNFTDVDDKLIKAARELGESVPAIAERFIDAYFEDIQALGCKKADIHPRVTENIETIIEFIQTLIDKGYAYEVDGDVYYRTRKFSGYGKLSHQSIDELQAGARIEVGEKKDDPLDFALWKAAKEGEICWDSPWGKGRPGWHIECSAMARKYLGDTIDIHAGGQDLTFPHHENEIAQSEALTGKPFAKYWLHNGYLNINNEKMSKSLGNFVLVHDIIRQIDPQVLRFFMLSVHYRHPINYSEELLESARRGLERLKTAYGNLQHRLGASTNLTDNDDEWLSRIAAARESFIREMDDDFNTANGIAVLFDLAKQANLYLQEKTTSETVIGAFLREFEQLMNVLGLDPKPKQEELLDEEIEALIQRRNEARKNRDFALADRIRDELKAKNIILEDTPQGTRWKRGL; this is encoded by the coding sequence ATGAGCAGCATCCGGCTTTATAACACGCTGACGCGAAAAAAGGAACCGTTTGAGCCGCTTGAACCGAACAAAGTGAAAATGTATGTGTGCGGCCCGACGGTCTATAATTATATTCATATTGGCAATGCCCGGGCCGCCATCGTCTTTGACACGATTCGGCGCTATTTGGAGTTCCGCGGCTATGATGTGACGTACGTATCCAACTTTACGGATGTCGACGATAAACTGATTAAGGCGGCCCGTGAGCTTGGCGAAAGCGTGCCGGCGATCGCTGAGCGGTTTATTGACGCATATTTTGAAGACATTCAAGCGCTTGGTTGCAAAAAAGCGGACATCCACCCGCGCGTGACGGAAAATATCGAAACGATTATCGAATTTATTCAGACGCTTATCGACAAGGGGTATGCGTACGAGGTGGACGGCGACGTCTACTACCGGACGCGCAAGTTTTCCGGCTATGGCAAGCTGTCGCATCAGTCGATCGATGAATTGCAGGCTGGAGCGCGCATCGAAGTCGGCGAGAAAAAAGACGACCCGCTCGATTTCGCCCTTTGGAAAGCGGCGAAAGAAGGAGAGATTTGTTGGGACAGTCCATGGGGAAAAGGGCGGCCGGGCTGGCATATCGAATGCTCAGCGATGGCGCGCAAGTATTTGGGTGATACAATCGACATTCACGCCGGCGGCCAAGATTTGACGTTTCCGCACCATGAAAATGAAATCGCCCAATCGGAAGCACTGACCGGCAAACCGTTTGCGAAATACTGGCTGCACAATGGGTATTTAAATATTAACAACGAAAAAATGTCGAAGTCGCTCGGCAACTTCGTGCTCGTTCACGATATCATCCGGCAGATTGACCCGCAAGTGTTGCGTTTCTTTATGTTGTCGGTCCATTATCGCCACCCGATCAACTACAGCGAAGAGCTGCTCGAGAGTGCAAGACGCGGGCTCGAACGCTTGAAGACAGCCTATGGCAACTTGCAGCACCGGCTCGGGGCAAGCACGAACTTAACCGACAACGATGATGAATGGCTGTCGCGTATCGCTGCGGCCCGCGAATCATTCATCCGTGAGATGGACGACGATTTCAACACGGCCAATGGCATCGCTGTACTGTTTGACTTGGCGAAGCAAGCAAACTTGTATTTGCAGGAAAAAACGACATCTGAAACCGTTATTGGTGCGTTTTTGCGCGAATTTGAACAGTTGATGAACGTCCTTGGCCTCGATCCAAAGCCAAAGCAAGAGGAGCTGCTTGACGAGGAAATCGAAGCACTGATCCAAAGGCGAAACGAGGCGCGGAAAAATCGGGACTTCGCGTTGGCTGACCGCATCCGCGATGAGCTGAAAGCCAAAAACATTATTTTGGAAGATACGCCGCAAGGAACGAGATGGAAACGGGGATTATAA
- a CDS encoding Mini-ribonuclease 3, which translates to MAQFETVRDVKQLNGLALAYIGDAVYEVYVRRHLLAMGSVRPHELHRRAVCYVSARAQAKVILALLDEGALTAEEQAIVRRGRNAKSGTIPKNTDVQTYRHSTAFEALIGYHFLQDNGRRVEELISRSFAIIEREERALE; encoded by the coding sequence ATGGCACAGTTTGAGACCGTTCGTGATGTCAAACAGTTAAACGGCTTGGCGCTCGCCTATATTGGCGATGCGGTTTATGAAGTGTACGTGCGCCGCCACTTGCTGGCCATGGGGAGCGTTCGGCCTCATGAATTGCACCGGCGGGCGGTTTGCTACGTGTCAGCGCGGGCGCAGGCGAAAGTCATTTTAGCTTTGCTCGATGAAGGCGCGCTGACCGCCGAAGAGCAAGCCATCGTCCGCCGTGGCCGCAACGCCAAATCCGGCACGATCCCGAAAAACACGGATGTTCAGACGTACCGGCACAGTACAGCGTTCGAAGCGTTGATCGGCTATCATTTTTTGCAGGACAACGGCCGTCGGGTCGAGGAGCTGATCAGCCGTTCATTTGCCATTATTGAAAGGGAAGAAAGGGCGTTGGAATGA
- the rlmB gene encoding 23S rRNA (guanosine(2251)-2'-O)-methyltransferase RlmB has protein sequence MDYIIGRNPVIEALKSGRDINKIWIAEGAQRHAVEPVLEWAKRRGVLVQYVPKRKLDQMAEGAHQGIVAQAAAYRYYEVDDLFARAARREEAPFFLVLDELEDPHNLGAIMRTADAVGAHGLIIPKRRSVGLTSTVAKASTGAIEHVPVARVTNLARTIDELKERGVWIAGTDASAKDDYRMLDGTMPLALVIGSEGKGISRLVLEKCDFLFRLPMRGHVTSLNASVAAGLLMYEVYRKRYPLGE, from the coding sequence ATGGATTACATTATCGGCAGAAATCCGGTCATTGAAGCGCTCAAATCCGGGCGCGACATCAATAAAATTTGGATCGCCGAAGGGGCGCAGCGTCATGCCGTCGAGCCCGTCCTCGAATGGGCAAAGCGGCGGGGCGTACTCGTCCAATATGTCCCGAAGCGCAAGCTTGATCAAATGGCCGAGGGGGCGCACCAAGGGATCGTCGCTCAGGCGGCGGCGTACCGCTACTATGAGGTGGATGACTTATTCGCCCGCGCCGCTCGACGGGAAGAGGCGCCGTTTTTCCTTGTGTTGGACGAGCTCGAGGATCCCCATAATTTAGGCGCCATCATGCGGACGGCCGATGCGGTCGGAGCGCACGGTCTCATCATCCCGAAGCGGCGTTCCGTCGGGCTGACATCAACGGTTGCGAAGGCGTCCACTGGAGCGATTGAGCACGTTCCAGTCGCGCGCGTGACGAACTTGGCGCGGACGATCGACGAACTAAAAGAGCGGGGGGTTTGGATAGCCGGCACCGACGCGTCTGCCAAAGACGACTACCGTATGCTTGACGGCACGATGCCGCTGGCGCTTGTGATCGGCAGCGAAGGAAAAGGCATCAGCCGCTTAGTGCTTGAAAAGTGCGATTTTCTATTCCGGCTGCCGATGCGCGGGCATGTCACCTCGCTCAATGCGTCCGTTGCCGCCGGTCTGCTCATGTATGAGGTGTACCGGAAACGGTATCCATTAGGAGAGTAG
- a CDS encoding NYN domain-containing protein, which yields MNILIVDGYNIIGAWPALRRLKEEGDLAAARDLLIDKMADYKGFTGDHVVIVFDAHLVQGNEKKYKHYDIDVIFTKEHETADERIERLAKTFMNARTKVYVATSDYTEQWTVFSQGALRKSARELLYEIETVERDISKKLRDIRYRTPISKMPLNDKVAEIFEKWRRGQK from the coding sequence ATGAACATTTTGATCGTTGACGGCTACAACATCATCGGGGCATGGCCGGCGTTGCGCCGGTTAAAAGAGGAGGGCGATCTTGCCGCGGCAAGGGATTTGCTGATTGATAAGATGGCCGATTACAAAGGGTTCACCGGGGATCATGTTGTGATCGTGTTTGATGCCCACCTCGTGCAAGGAAACGAGAAAAAGTATAAACATTACGATATCGACGTCATTTTTACAAAAGAACATGAAACAGCTGATGAACGGATTGAACGGTTGGCAAAAACGTTCATGAATGCGCGCACAAAGGTATATGTAGCGACATCTGATTATACGGAACAATGGACGGTGTTCAGCCAAGGCGCCTTGCGCAAATCGGCGCGCGAACTGCTATACGAAATCGAGACGGTCGAGCGGGACATTTCCAAAAAGCTGCGGGATATAAGATACCGCACCCCGATTTCAAAAATGCCGCTCAATGATAAAGTTGCCGAAATTTTTGAAAAATGGCGAAGAGGGCAAAAATGA
- the sigH gene encoding RNA polymerase sporulation sigma factor SigH: MLAIDAVGGISVGECFKVDKVRDYQKLEDEQLVALVHKGDGEALDFLIHKYQNFVRAKARSYFLVGADREDIVQEGMIGLYKAVRDFKGDKLSSFKAFAELCITRQMITAIKTATRQKHIPLNSYVSLDKPIYDDESDRTLMDVLSGAQATDPEELIVNREEVDDIELKMAELLSDLERKVLALYLDGRSYQEISEELNRHVKSIDNALQRVKRKLEKYLEYREISL; the protein is encoded by the coding sequence ATGTTAGCGATTGATGCGGTCGGGGGGATCAGCGTGGGGGAATGCTTCAAAGTAGACAAGGTAAGGGACTATCAAAAGCTGGAGGATGAACAACTTGTCGCACTTGTTCATAAAGGGGATGGAGAAGCACTTGATTTTTTAATTCACAAATACCAAAACTTCGTGCGCGCCAAAGCCCGCTCATACTTTTTAGTCGGGGCTGATCGGGAAGATATCGTGCAGGAAGGGATGATCGGGCTGTATAAGGCAGTCCGTGATTTTAAAGGAGACAAGCTCTCTTCGTTTAAAGCGTTTGCAGAGCTTTGTATCACAAGGCAAATGATCACCGCCATTAAAACGGCGACCCGCCAAAAACACATTCCGCTCAATTCTTACGTTTCCTTGGACAAGCCCATTTACGATGACGAATCAGACCGGACGCTGATGGACGTGTTGTCCGGCGCGCAGGCGACAGATCCGGAAGAATTGATTGTCAACCGCGAGGAAGTCGACGATATTGAGCTGAAGATGGCAGAGCTGCTAAGCGACCTCGAGCGGAAAGTGCTTGCTCTATATTTGGATGGGCGTTCGTACCAAGAGATTTCTGAAGAGTTGAACCGCCATGTTAAATCGATCGATAACGCTTTGCAACGGGTCAAACGGAAGCTTGAGAAATATTTGGAATATCGGGAGATTAGTTTATAG
- the rpmG gene encoding 50S ribosomal protein L33, whose translation MRQKVTLACAQCGSRNYTTTKQANRLGERLMANKFCPTCNKHTAHRETK comes from the coding sequence ATGCGCCAAAAAGTAACGCTCGCTTGCGCGCAGTGTGGAAGCCGGAACTATACGACTACAAAACAGGCAAACCGCCTTGGTGAGCGCCTAATGGCCAATAAATTTTGCCCAACATGCAACAAACATACCGCCCATCGTGAAACAAAGTGA
- the secE gene encoding preprotein translocase subunit SecE — MQRVTNFFKEVVRELKKVSWPNRKELVNYTAVVLATVAFFTIFFAVVDLGISQLIRLVFE; from the coding sequence ATGCAGCGAGTAACCAACTTTTTTAAAGAAGTCGTACGCGAACTGAAAAAGGTAAGTTGGCCAAACAGAAAGGAGCTAGTCAACTATACGGCGGTTGTGTTGGCCACGGTGGCGTTCTTCACCATCTTTTTTGCCGTTGTTGATCTCGGCATTTCGCAGTTAATTCGCCTTGTGTTTGAATAA